A portion of the Leucoraja erinacea ecotype New England chromosome 9, Leri_hhj_1, whole genome shotgun sequence genome contains these proteins:
- the nkx2.9 gene encoding NK2 transcription factor related, locus 9, with the protein MSITRTNFTVRSILDLPDQRAMDNLNDWDQGGGKVTQSSTMRSELGTRPQRDYSKLPYSAWFGSDKMSSDESGIDRASEGRVQRKGSTSITKNEKKKKRRVLFSKAQTFELERRFRQQRYLSAPEREHFAHRLSLTPTQVKIWFQNHRYKMKRAQVESSLQVDVNQPQLVRRVAVPVLVKDGKPCHTCSITSIQIRDKPGHTVHLSNSFTAFAVRGFQQVQHAGPLGAFPSYHHLPHPVIRRQQWSW; encoded by the exons ATGTCGATTACGAGAACCAACTTTACAGTACGCAGTATTTTAGATTTGCCAGATCAACGTGCAATGGACAACCTTAATGATTGGGATCAAGGAGGTGGAAAGGTTACTCAATCTTCTACCATGAGGAGCGAGCTGGGCACACGCCCGCAACGAGACTATTCTAAATTGCCTTATTCTGCGTGGTTTGGTTCTGACAAGATGT CATCTGATGAGAGCGGCATCGATCGAGCTTCAGAGGGTCGTGTCCAAAGGAAAGGCTCTACCTCCATCACGAAGAACGAGAAGAAGAAGAAACGGCGGGTCCTCTTCTCCAAAGCACAAACGTTCGAACTTGAGCGAAGGTTTCGGCAGCAACGTTACCTGTCCGCTCCCGAGCGCGAACACTTCGCCCACCGCCTGAGCCTGACTCCGACTCAGGTGAAGATCTGGTTCCAAAACCACAGGTATAAAATGAAGAGAGCCCAGGTAGAAAGCAGTTTGCAGGTGGATGTAAACCAGCCTCAACTGGTCCGCAGAGTCGCAGTGCCAGTGCTGGTCAAAGATGGCAAGCCTTGCCACACTTGCTCTATTACTTCCATACAGATCCGGGACAAGCCCGGACATACTGTTCACCTCAGTAATTCCTTCACTGCTTTCGCAGTCCGTGGCTTCCAACAGGTGCAGCACGCTGGGCCGCTGGGCGCCTTCCCGAGTTATCATCACCTGCCGCATCCTGTAATACGGAGACAACAGTGGAGCTGGTGA